From the Martelella mediterranea DSM 17316 genome, one window contains:
- a CDS encoding EAL domain-containing protein gives MGRLPLNLTLDPIDQPRDAVDIILETVRKHFDMEVAYLSEIVDGQSVFRAVSAPGFEAVISPGSVIPLSEVYCQHILDGVLPNLMTDTSQHPLAVAMPITRNVPIGAHLSLPVYRDNGQVYGMLCCLRSTPHPSLGERDLAVMETFAGLAGNQINDGLRRRAEIADINARLDSALVADGFRIALQPVVDLETLRPIKFEALSRFADGRPPNIWFEEARQVGRQIELEIAAIEKALTLPGQLPEEMAIGFNASPQTITSDALLEAIGHIPAERLVVEITEHDVAEDFDELATALQTLRRRGIRTAADDVGAGFSGLIALLRMRPDILKLDIELVRDINSNLAKQALVLGMVDFARQTGALTIAEGVETEEEYATLLRLKVDLGQGYLFAKPMEIGSAQEWLAERR, from the coding sequence ATGGGTCGCCTACCCCTGAACCTTACCCTGGACCCGATAGACCAGCCCAGGGACGCCGTCGATATTATCCTTGAGACGGTACGCAAGCATTTCGACATGGAGGTCGCCTATCTTTCCGAGATCGTCGATGGCCAGTCGGTTTTCCGCGCGGTCAGTGCGCCGGGTTTCGAGGCGGTTATCAGCCCGGGATCGGTGATCCCGCTTTCCGAGGTCTATTGCCAGCACATTCTCGACGGCGTGTTGCCGAACCTGATGACCGATACCAGCCAGCATCCACTCGCCGTGGCCATGCCGATAACGCGCAACGTGCCGATCGGCGCGCATCTGAGCCTGCCGGTCTACCGCGACAATGGCCAGGTCTACGGCATGCTCTGCTGCCTGCGCAGCACGCCGCATCCAAGCCTTGGCGAGCGCGATCTTGCGGTCATGGAGACCTTTGCCGGGCTTGCCGGCAACCAGATCAATGACGGCCTGCGCCGCCGCGCCGAGATCGCCGACATCAATGCCCGCCTGGACAGCGCGCTTGTCGCGGACGGCTTCAGGATCGCGCTGCAGCCGGTTGTGGATCTCGAAACCCTGCGTCCGATCAAGTTCGAGGCGCTGTCACGGTTTGCCGATGGCCGTCCGCCCAATATCTGGTTCGAGGAGGCCCGGCAGGTGGGCCGGCAGATCGAACTCGAAATCGCAGCCATTGAGAAAGCGCTGACATTGCCCGGCCAGCTCCCGGAAGAGATGGCGATCGGCTTCAATGCCTCACCGCAGACCATTACCAGCGACGCTCTGCTTGAAGCGATCGGCCATATACCGGCGGAGCGCCTTGTGGTGGAAATCACCGAGCACGACGTGGCGGAGGACTTCGACGAGCTCGCAACCGCGCTCCAAACATTGCGCCGGCGTGGCATACGCACCGCCGCCGACGATGTCGGGGCCGGGTTTTCCGGCCTGATCGCGCTTTTGCGCATGCGCCCCGATATCCTCAAGCTCGATATCGAACTGGTGCGCGACATCAATTCCAACCTCGCCAAACAGGCGCTTGTGCTGGGTATGGTCGATTTCGCCCGCCAGACCGGCGCGCTTACCATCGCCGAAGGCGTGGAAACCGAGGAGGAATACGCGACCCTGCTCCGCCTGAAGGTCGATCTGGGTCAGGGTTACCTTTTCGCCAAGCCGATGGAGATCGGCAGTGCGCAGGAATGGTTGGCGGAAAGACGTTAG